GACGGAGGGCGAATTAGCCACGCGCGATGCTGCGCAATATCTTTCCAGTTATCGCCGCGTATTGGATTACTTTGATGCAGTTAAAATTGGATTAACCGCCACACCTGCAAAACACACCAGCGAGATTTTCGGTAAACCCGTTTATACCTATTCCTATCGTGAAGCCGTGGCCGACGACTGGTTAATCGACCATGAACCGCCGATTCGCTATGAAACCTTATTGAGCAAAAATGGCATTAAGTTTGATAAAGGTTCGGCGGTCAGTGCGATCAATACCTACACCGGTGAAATTGAATCCGCCATGTTGGAAGATGAAATTAATTTTGATGTGGAAGCCTTTAATCGCAAGGTGATTACCGAAGGGTTTAACCAGGTTATTTGTGAGCAACTCGCCAAAGAGTTAGATCCTTTTGGCGATGAAAAAACTATGATCTTTTGTGCGACCGATTTACATGCCGATATGGTTAAACGCCTGTTAGATGAAGCCTTTATAGAAATTCACAACGGCAGCTACAACGAAGCAGCGGTGCGCAAAATTACCGGTAAAAGCGACAAGGTTGAGCAACTCATTCGCAACTACAAAAACGAACGCTACCCCACTATTGCTATTACCGTTGATTTGCTTACCACAGGTATAGATGTCCCCAAAATTTGCCATTTGGTTTTCCTGCGCCGTGTTAAATCCCGTATTTTGTACGAGCAAATGATTGGCCGTGCCACACGCCCTGCCGATGACATTGGCAAAACCGTGTTCAAAATTTATGACCCGGTGGATATATACGCTGCCTTACAAGATGTAAGCACCATGAAGCCGCTGGTGCGCGACCCCAATATCACACTCGAACAGTTGGTTGATGAACTGACTAATCCTGATACGCTTGAGAAAGGTTTAAATGCACCCGGTGTGCAAGCTGAAACCAGCCGTGCGCAAGATGTATTGGCAGAGCTTGGCCAGAAAATTATGCGCGTCATGCGTAAAGCGCATAAAGCGGCAGAGTCCAAACCCGAGTTAAAACAAAAGTTGGATGAACTGGAAAACATTTGGGGCGTTGCGCCGCAAAAACTGCATCAGCACTTGCATGAGTTAGGCCCACGCCAAGCGGCAGAATTTATGCGCCGCAACAGCGGCTTTTTAAAATCAGTAGATGAAGTGAAATTCATTCTGGGCAGTGAACATAGGCCGATTATTTATGAAGGACGCGATGAGCTTTTAACGCGCGAGCAAAACTTTGGCGTGCATGAAAAACCGGCGGACTACCTGCTCAGCTTTAATGATTTTATAAAAAACAATATCAACCAATCCGCCGCACTATCGGTAGTGGTGAATAAACCCAAAGACTTAACGCGCGAGCAACTCAAAGAAATCAAAGTGCTGCTGGATAACAACGGCTACAGCGAGACCAAACTCAAAGCCGCATGGCGCAATAGCACCAACCAAGAAATCGCCGCCAGCATTATTGGTCATATTCGCCAAGCGGCATTAGGTGAGCCACTACTCCCCTTTGATCAGCGCGTAAATAACGCTTTGCAAAAAATCCTTGCCTCACACTCTTGGCTGCCTCCCCAGCGAAAATGCCTTGAGCGTTTAGGTAAGCAGTTAGTGCATGAAGTCATTATTGATCACAGCTTCGTCAATACTGCCTTTGCGCAAGAGGGCGGTGCCAAACGAGTAGATAAGCTGCTGGATAATCAGTTGAATCAGGTCTTGGGGCAGTTAGCAGAGGAGTTGTGGGGCTAGCCTAACTATTTGTTAAGAAATGCAAATGTTATTGCTGGGTTGATGGTGAAAGATGAAGCTTTGTCCGCTGTCCTTAAACAAAGGACATTTGATAGGGCAACAACCATGAAGAGTCAAGACATTCTACTCCTTTTAAAACTGGTGTCCTTATACAAGCTGGAGCAGCATGAGTTGCAGCTTGGCCTGGAGGGAGGGGCATTGTTAGTCACTGCACAAGAGTACTGGTCCGGCGGTTCATGGCAGGGGTGGGAGCTGAGTGATGAAGACCCCGATATAGCACCAACTGTTCAAGCAAAGGATCGGTACAGCGTTAGAAATCTTGAGGCAATGACCGGCATTAGTAAAAGCGAAATCAGTGCATCGCTAAAGCGCTCGTTTAATGCAGGTTTGGCATCATTAGACCGTAAGGTAAAATTCCCAAGAGCAAATAACCGTGCCCTAAAAGAGTTTATTGTGCATGGGCTAAAGTATGTGTTTCCTGCCGGGCCAGGGAAAATCATGCGTGGTATACCTACATCGCTAGCGGCTCCGGTTATGGCTGGAAAATTAATGTCTGCAGGTGATGTGATTAATGTATGGCCAGACCCTACCGGTAATCAAAAAGGCCAATCCATTCAACCGCTTTTTAAATCAGTCCCCAAAGCGGTTAAACAAGATCCTGAGCTTTACAAATTGCTAGCGCTGGTGGACGCAATTCGCCTGGGTAATGCTCGTGAAACCCAGTTAGCTGTTAAGTTATTAGATGATGAATTGCAATTATGAGCCGTTACAACGCCCACCGTTTTATGATTCAGCAGGTAGCCCAGCAGCTTGGTAGCGATTTACTAAGCCAAGTTGCGTTTGTGGGTGGCTGTACCACTGGTCTGCACATTACCGATGAGTTCACCAAAGAAAAAGTACGCTACACCGAAGACGTAGACTTAATTATTCACGTATTGGGCTACACAGGTTGGCACAAATTCAGTGAGCAAGTGACTGCTCGTGGTTTCAAAATATCAATGGAAGATGACGTCAATTGCCGGTTCCGCTTGGGCAGTTTGTGTGTAGATTTTATGCCCGACGATGAAAATGTATTAGGTTACTCCAATCAGTGGTATAGCGATGCACTGGCGACCGCGCAGCCCTACCCAATAGATAACGGGATCATTATCCGTTTAGTAACACCTGGCTATTTTCTCGCCACCAAATTCGAAGCGTTTAAAGGTCGCGGCAATGGCGATTTACTCGCCAGTCGCGATATGGAGGATATTTTAAATTTGGTCGATGGCCGCGAAGAATTACTCACCGAAGTGAGGCAGCTAGCACCCGAGTTAAAAACCTATTTGACCAACGCATTTACCCTGCTGCTTGAAATGCCTGAAATTAACTATTTAGTGCAATCTACTGCTGACAACGATTCAGGCAGAGAAGATATTATTTTTGAGCGCTTAGAACGGCTAGCGAAACTGTAAACAAAACCCCACCCTAACCCTCCCCTTCGCAGGAGAGGGAACTAAAACTCCTCCCCCCTGTTGAGGGGGGAGGCTGGGAGGGGGTTAAACAACTAACGAGATGACCATGACCAACAACGATATAGTCCAAAAACTCTGGAACCTGTGCGACGTACTGCGCGACGACGGCATTAACTACAGCGATTACGTCACTGAATTGGTCTTGCTGTTATTTATCAAAATGGAATTTGAAAATACCGAAGCGGGTTTGCTGAATAAACACAAATTGCCCGAGGGTTGCCGCTGGGGCGATTTGAATTCCAAATCCGGTGTAGTGTTGATGAACTACTACAAACAAGTGCTGCTGGATTTATCTAAAAGTAGTGACAGTTTAATTTCAGCAATTTACACCGATGCCCAAACCCGCCTGCGTGAGCCGCGCCATTTGGAGCAATTAATTAAAACGCTGGATGGCATCGATTGGTTCAGTGCGCAAAAAGATGGCTTGGGTGATTTGTATGAAGGCTTGTTAGAAAAAAACGCCAACGAAACTAAATCCGGCGCGGGGCAATACTTTACCCCGCGTGCATTAATCGACAGCATCGTGCGCTGTATCAAACCGCAAGCAGGTGAAACCATTCAAGACCCGGCAGCGGGCACGGCAGGGTTTTTAATTGCAGCGGATAAATATATTCGCGATGCAACTGACAACTTAATCGACCTCAAGCAAAAAGATCGCGACTTTCAAATTCACAACGCCTTTATCGGTGTGGAATTAGTCCCAAGCACTCGCCGCCTTGCATTAATGAATTGTTTATTGCACGGCATGGAGGGCGATGACGAAGGTGTAGTGCATTTGGGTAACGCCTTGGGTGATACCGGCAAAAGCTTACAGAAAGTGGATGTGGTACTCGCCAACCCGCCGTTTGGCACCGCCAAAGGTGGCGAAGCCAGTATTACCCGCGACGATCTCACCTACAAAACCAGTAACAAACAGCTCGCGTTTTTGCAGCATATTTACCGCACCTTAAAACCCGGTGGCCGCGCGGCGGTGGTATTGCCAGATAACGTTTTATTTGAAGCAGGCCAAGGCAGCGATATTCGCCGCGACTTAATGGACAAATGCAACCTGCACACTATTTTGCGTTTACCCACCGGCATTTTTTACGCGGCGGGTGTAAAAACCAATGTGTTGTTTTTTACCAAAGGCACCGCACAAAATCCCAAGCAGGAAGAAGGCTGTACCCAAAATGTGTGGGTGTATGACCTACGCACCAATATGCCCAGCTTCGGCAAACGCACGCCCTTTGGCGAGCAACATTTAAAACCCTTTGAAGCCTGTTACGAACTTTTGCACTCCGTAGGTTGGGCTGAGCGCAGCGATGCCCAACAATCCGAACTCCCCGCAACCACGTCGCCCAGCCAGTGTTGGGCATCGCAAGCTCAGCACCAACCTACATTATGCGACTTCGCATGGATGGCGGAGGATGTGGAAAGAACACCGGAAAATTCCCGCCTACGAAATTTCACCCGCGACTACATACGCGACACCAAAGGCGACTCGCTGGATATTTCATGGCTAAAAGATAACGACTCAGTCGATGCGGCGAGTTTGCCCGAGCCAGATGTATTGGCAGCGGAAGCCATGAGTGAATTAACGGAGGCGTTGAGAGAGTTAGATGGTTTGCTTGCGGCATTGGGCGCGGGGGACCAAGCCAAGGTGCAGAAGGATTTGTTGGCAGAGGTTTTGGGGTTGGGTGAGGTGAAGGTGTGAGTGATTTTAATTTGCCGGAGGGTTGGTCGGTTTGTACTTTGGCTGACATTGGTAATATCCAAACTGGAAATACTCCCCCAAAAAAACAACCAGATTTTTACGGCGATAGTTTCCCAATATTTAAGCCTGGCGATTTAGATGCTGGCTCTAGAGTGCTTCACGCCAGTGAGTATTTATCTGAGGCTGGTCGTGCCGTGTCGCGATTTATTCCGGCAGGAAGTACCTATGTAACTTGCATCGGGGCGACAATCGGAAAGACTGGATTTGTGGTTGTTGATGGAACCTGCAATCAACAAATTAATACAATTACGCCTGAATTTGGATTAAGCCAAAAATGGATTTTTTATTGGATTTGTAGTCCGAATATGCAGACTGCAATCATTTCAAATTCATCAAGTACAACTTTGCCAATTTTAAATAAAAGCAAGTTTTCAAGTCTTGAAACTATAATTCCCCCCCTCGCCGAACAACAACAAATCGCCCAAAAACTCGATGAACTTCTCGCACAGGTAGACACCCTAAAAACCCGCCTCGACGCCATCCCCAATATCCTAAAACGCTTCCGCCAATCGGTGCTCGCCGCAGCGGTTAGTGGGAGGTTGACGGAGGAGTGGAGGGGAGAAAACAGGCTTGCTAATTGGTTAGAGACAACTCTAAGTGAGTGTTCTGATAGAATTGGTGATGGACTTCATGGAACGCCAAGCTATTCGAAAGATGGCGATTTTTACTTTATTAATGGGAACAATCTATCAAACGGTAAGATTGTCATTAAGGACAGTACGAAAAAGGTAAATTTTGAGGAATACAATAAGCACAAAAAAGATTTGAATTTAAATACTTTACTAGTTTCGATAAATGGAACTATTGGTAACTTGGCTCTTTATCAAGGTGAGCCTGTGATTTTAGGAAAGAGTGCGTGCTATATAAATTTTAAGCCTTTAATGAATAGGAACTTTGCATTTATTCTGCTCTCTTCGTTTAATTTTTTTGAATACGCTGTGCGTGAAGCAACAGGTGCGACAATTCAAAACGTTCCGCTAAAGGCCATTCGAAATTATAGGTTTTGTCTTCCTTCTCTCGAAGAACAAACCGAAATCGTCCGCCGCGTAGAACAACTCTTCGCCTACGCCGACCAAATCGAACAACGCGTAAAAGACGCCCAAGCCCGCGTAAACCACCTAGCTCAAAGCATCCTAGCCAAAGCCTTTCGCGGCGAACTCACCGCCGACTGGCGTGCGCAGAACCCGGAATTAATCTCTGGCGAAAATTCCGCAGCGGCGTTGTTGGAGAGGATTAAGGCGGAGCGGGAAGCGGTGGGGAAAACGAAGCGCAAAGTAAAAGCTGGCGTGGCTGTGAAACAGTAAATTTGATAGTCTCTACTTAATAGTCGAGCCTACCTTGAAAAGGCAATTGTATGAAACCGGTAAAAAATAGCGATCACCTAAGCGAAATCCGAATCGCGGGATATAAATCCATCGCGGAATGCACTTTAAAAATGGGGTGCTTGAATGTGCTGATCGGCGCAAATGGTGCAGGTAAGTCCAACTTTATTGGCTTTTTCCGCTTGATTGCAACGCTCTTGGATCATCGTCTCCAATCACTGGTCGGTAAAGCTGGTGGTCCCGACGCTATTTTGCATTTTGGTCGAAAAAAAACCGAGCGCCTAGCGGCGGAGTTATATTTTGGCAACAATGGCTACAAGTTTGCGCTGGAGCCAACCAACGATAACCGCTTGATGTTTCAACGTGAGGCGCTCTGGTGGAACGTGACAGGTGATGCTGGCGTGTGTTCTGGGCATTTTGAGTCAGAAGCTGAGCAGCATAAATCAAACATTAAACAATATGTTTTACCGCCCATGAGAAGATGGCGCGTATACCATTTTCACGACACCAGCGACTCTGCAAAAGTAAAGCAAATCCACCGCATTAATGATAACGATTACCTGCGTGAAGACGGTGCAAACCTCGCTGCGTTTTTGTTTCGATTGAAAACTCATCACACCAGCCACTACAAGCGCATTATAAAAACTATCCAGATGGTTGCTCCATTTTTTGGTGATTTTTACCTGCGCCCCACCGTGGATAACGCCGATTACATTCAGCTTGAATGGACTGAGCGCGAGCAGGATGTGCCGTTTAAGGCGAGCGAGCTGTCAGATGGCACGCTGAGGTTTATGTTGCTAGCGACAGTGCTTTTACAGCCAGAAGAATTTATGCCCAGCTCAATTATTATTGATGAGCCAGAGCTAGGCTTACATCCTTATGCGATTAATGTTCTTGCGAATTTAATTAAAAGTGCCAGTGAGGAACATCAATTAATTATTTCCACGCAGTCGGTCGAGTTGGTAAATGAGTTTGATGCAGAAGATTTAATTGTGGTGGATAAGGTCAATAGCGCTTCTACCTTTAAGCGACTTGACCTTAAAGAATTGAGCGTTTGGCTCAGTGAGTATAGTTTGGGCGATTTATGGAAGAAAAACCTGCTTGGCGGGAGGCCGCAGCGATGATAAGGATTAATGTGTTTGTAGAAGGGCAAACCGAAGAAACGTTTGTTCGCGACGTACTTGCACCTTATTTTGTTAATAGCCAAATTTATCTGTCTGCAACAATTGCCAGAACCAGCCCTGGCCATAAGGGTGGAATAGTAAGCTATGGAAAAATAAAGTGGCAGCTTGAAAACTTGTGCAACAGCGATCCATCTGCCTACGTTACCACCATGATGGACTATTACAAATTTCCGGAAGATTTCCCTGGGTTAGGTGACATTAAGGATGTTGTCGCCTTGCAGCGTGTGCAAAAGATAGAGAAAGCACTTTTCGTCGATATAGGTGCGCGCAACTTTATACCCAATTTAATGTTGCATGAGTTCGAAGCACTATTGTTTTGTGCGCCTGAAAAGTTCGGCGATTGGATTGATGAAGCTGCGCCAGTACAACAGCTGATTCAAATAAAACAACAATTCGATTCACCAGAGCACATTAATAACGATCCTAATACGGCGCCCTCAAAACGTATTTTGCGATTAATGCCTAAGTATAAAAAGCCGTTACATGGGCCCTTGATTGCAGGTGACATAGGGTTAGATGAAATACGAGCGCAATGCCCTCATTTTAATCAATGGATAAACAAATTATCTGCGCTGTCGCAGCAGAGGTAACTTATGGCTGTTTGGTTAGTTCGCGCCGGTTCTCACGGCGAATATGAACAAAAATTTCTGCAGGAAAATCGCATTTATTTAACCTGGGATTATTTAAATAGTCCGTTAGATAAATTACCGGAACGTGATGCCTTAATCAAAACACTGAGCGGTTTGGATGCTGAAGCTAAGCCTAGAAAACTGGTGAATCATGCTAGTCAGATTTGGCCCTTTGCGCATGATATGCAAGTTGGGGATCGCATCATATTGCCCTCCAAGCTCCAGCCGGTAATTTATATCGGAAAAATCACCTCCGGATATCATCACCAAGCGGATGCCGCTAACCCGTTCTATCACTGGCGCAGTGTGGAATGGTTGCCTGATGCTGTGCCGCGTTCCCATTTTTCGCAGGATTTGCTTTATAGCTTTGGTGCATTTCTTACCGTGTGCCGCATTACTCGTAATAACGCGGAAATGCGTTTAGCACAAATGGAAGCGAACGGGTGGAAAACGGAATCGGTTAAGGATCTTATTGCTCACACCAACGAATCCAATGAGTTGGATGCAACTGATGAGCAGGTTGATACGGACTTGGAGGAGTTAGGGCGTTCTCAAATCGTTAAATTGATAGAACGTAAATTTAAAGGGCATCAACTGACCCGATTAGTGACTGCCATACTGCAAGCTCAAGGCTACACTTGTTGGCAAAGCCCTGAGGGCGCCGATGGTGGGGTGGATATTCTTGCTGGCGATGGCCCAATGGGTTTTGGTAGTCAACGTATTTGCGTAGAGGTTAAATCTGGTGATGGTTTGGTTGATCGCCCAACGGTGGATAAACTCATGGGGGCAATGACTAAATTCAATGCCACTCAGGGATTATTTGTTGCTTGGGGCGGTTATCGATCCAATGTACAAAAAGAACTGGCATCCAGTTTTTTCCGTGTGCGTCTCTGGAGCCAGAAAGAATTGCTTGAGCAGTTATTTCTGGTATATGAAAAGCTGGATGACGAAATTAAAGCGGATTTGCCATTGATGCGTATCTGGACTGTGGCGCAGCTGGAATAAATCTTAATTGGCCTAGCCCCCTTCAAAAAGGGGGCTAGGGTAGGCTTGCCTTACGCCTTTTTCACAAACTCTGACTTCAACATCATGGCGCCAATGCCATCGATTTTGCAGTCGATATCGTGATCGCCATCCACCAGACGATTAATTTTTACCTTGGTGCCGACTTTCACCACCGACGAAGAGCCTTTGATTTTTAGATCCTTGATCACTGTGACGTAATCGCCGTCGTTGAGTTGATTGCCGTTGGCATCGCGCACGATTAGCGTGTCGTCATCACTGTTATTTTCAGTCGCTTCGCCGGACCATTCATGGGCGCACTCCGGGCAAACCAGCAGGCTGCCATCCTCATAGGTGTATTCGGAATTGCATTTGGGGCAGGGTGGGAGTTGGCTCATAAAATCAATCTCTTGGCTAATAAACAAAATACGCTTTAGCGTGTAATGGAAAACGATGGCAGCGCCCACTGTGCCTTGACGGCAATCAGGCGGATGCAGAGCACCAAGGCAATACTGCTGAGGGTGTTAATCAAGGTTGGGGTGCCCAGATGGTCTAGCAAGCAATAGGCGATTCCACCGGCAGCGCTGGCAGTGGCGTAAATTTCGCGCTTGAGTACCAGCGGAATATCGTTGCAAATTACATCGCGGATAGCGCCGCCAGCTACACCTGTAATCACGCCCATCATGATGGCTACCGGCGGTGAGACAAAGGATTGCTGCAGGGCGATTTGCACCCCAATCACGGTAAAGACGGCGAGGCCAAAGGCGTCCGATACAATCATGATGCGCTCATCAAAGCGGTGGCTAATGCGCCCGCCCAGCAGTGTCAGTATCACGGCGATAGTCACCAGCAGCAAATAGACCGGGTTTTTAATCCAGCTCACCGGGTGAATGCCCAGCAGTAAGTCGCGCAGGGTGCCGCCACCCAGGGCGGTGACAAAGCCAATCACCAGCACCCCGAAAATATCCATTGATCGCCTGCCGGCGGCCAGTGCGCCGCTGATGGCAAACACCAGTACGCCAAAGCTATCGCTCAGCGTTAACCAATCCACAGTCACCATTTATTTACTGCCTGTACCACTGGCGGGTTGGTTGGCGTAGCTGACACCGTGTTTTTCCAGGTATTCGCGGATCAGTTGGCGCACCACTTGCGAGGGCGTTACATCCTGCTCGGCACACAATTGTTCAAAGGCATCCTTTTTGGTTGGGTCAATCAACACAGTCAAGCGCGCTGTTTTTTGTTCCATAGCGATTTTCTCTTTATCGGTAGTGGATGTTGCTGACATCTTCCGGGTATCGAGCGGTGGCCGCACCCGGTTCAGGCGCGGCATTTTAGCGGGTTGTGAGGCAGAGGGTTTCATTTTTCCTGCTGTATTAAGGGTGTAATGAGAGTGGTCGTTAGTGTAACAACATTATAATGTTATGTTAATGTAATTATAATATTGTTATTCTGATGCGAGTGACGGTGAGCGCTCGCTTACGCCGTTTAAACTCTGTTGTGGTTGCCTGTATGAAATTGAAGTGTTTACTGGGGGGAGGTTCTGCCATGCCGGAAGGGAAAATAGTGCACAGTACCAGCGATAGTTACGGCACTATTTTGGTGGTGGATTACCCGCGCTACCGCGCACTCAGTTTCGATTCCATCTACGAGCAGAGTGGCTTTTATCTGGAAAAACCCTATGCGGTGGTGCACGAATACATTCGCATCATGATGCTGGTGCTGGGGTTTTCGGAGCCGCGCCACGCCACGCTATTGGGCTTGGGGGGCGGTAGCTTGCTGCGCAGCCTGCATCACTATTTGGACCATTGCGATTTTCATGTGGTGGAGCTGCGCGCCAAGGTATACGACATCGCCCGCGATTATTTTGATATTCCCGATGATCAGCGTGTATGGGTTTCGATTGAGGATGCCGGGTTGCAAATCCAGTCCAGTAAAGATGCCAGTACCGATATTATTTTTGCCGATTTGTACGATGCTTATCACATGAGTCCGTTGCAGGTGCAAAAGCAATTTGCCCAGGAGTGCAGCCGCACGCTCACCCGCAATGGCTGGCTGGTAATGAATTTTCATCGCCTGCCGGATACTCACTCTGCTTTTTTCATTGCCTTGACCGGGCATTTTTCCACCCTGTTGGTGTGCTCCGGTGAGTTTGGCAATCACATTTTATTTGCCTGTAAATCCCACTCCGTAAATTACGACCAGGCGCCCGCCAAGCTAAAAAATATGGAAGCAATTCTCGACGAGACGTTTATGCCGTTGTTTCATCGGCTCAAGCCGGTTGCATCCAGCGCGCGGGTTTAAAAGCTGGTTTTGATTTTTACCGACAGTTGGTACTTATCAATGTCCTTGCCGCCATCGAGCGGGTAGGACAAATCAATATGCGCGATATTGTGGATGCCTTCCTCACGCCCGCCGGTGCGGGTGCCGGAAATGCGCAGGCCTATACCGACATCGCGCAGGGTTTGCTGGTAGGTTTGCGGCACAGCCGTATTGCCCCATACCTGCCCTTGGTCATAAAACACCGCCGCGCCCATATGAAACAGCGAAAACCATTCTTTTTCGCCAAAATAGCGCTGCTCAATGGTTAACAGCCGCAAATGTTCGCCGGCTATAAAGCGGGCGGGATAACCGCGCAAACCGGTATCGCCACCCAGTTCCAGTGGTGTATCGGCAAACAGGTTTTGGCCATATACCTCGCTCGCCATGACATAAAATTGCCCGCGCGAAAAATTTTGCCAGTGGTAGGCAAGTGCGGCCGATGTCAGGGATTGTGTCGCGCCATTGTGATTGTAAAAGCCGGAACTTGCCCACTGGCTGGTCAAGAGTTGGGTGGGCGATAGCTGAAATGCTTTGGTGTAGTCCAGCGCAAGCAGAGTCGCATTATCCAGCGCTGGGGTTGATGAATG
The nucleotide sequence above comes from Cellvibrio sp. PSBB023. Encoded proteins:
- a CDS encoding N-6 DNA methylase → MTNNDIVQKLWNLCDVLRDDGINYSDYVTELVLLLFIKMEFENTEAGLLNKHKLPEGCRWGDLNSKSGVVLMNYYKQVLLDLSKSSDSLISAIYTDAQTRLREPRHLEQLIKTLDGIDWFSAQKDGLGDLYEGLLEKNANETKSGAGQYFTPRALIDSIVRCIKPQAGETIQDPAAGTAGFLIAADKYIRDATDNLIDLKQKDRDFQIHNAFIGVELVPSTRRLALMNCLLHGMEGDDEGVVHLGNALGDTGKSLQKVDVVLANPPFGTAKGGEASITRDDLTYKTSNKQLAFLQHIYRTLKPGGRAAVVLPDNVLFEAGQGSDIRRDLMDKCNLHTILRLPTGIFYAAGVKTNVLFFTKGTAQNPKQEEGCTQNVWVYDLRTNMPSFGKRTPFGEQHLKPFEACYELLHSVGWAERSDAQQSELPATTSPSQCWASQAQHQPTLCDFAWMAEDVERTPENSRLRNFTRDYIRDTKGDSLDISWLKDNDSVDAASLPEPDVLAAEAMSELTEALRELDGLLAALGAGDQAKVQKDLLAEVLGLGEVKV
- a CDS encoding DUF4276 family protein, with product MEEKPAWREAAAMIRINVFVEGQTEETFVRDVLAPYFVNSQIYLSATIARTSPGHKGGIVSYGKIKWQLENLCNSDPSAYVTTMMDYYKFPEDFPGLGDIKDVVALQRVQKIEKALFVDIGARNFIPNLMLHEFEALLFCAPEKFGDWIDEAAPVQQLIQIKQQFDSPEHINNDPNTAPSKRILRLMPKYKKPLHGPLIAGDIGLDEIRAQCPHFNQWINKLSALSQQR
- a CDS encoding zinc ribbon domain-containing protein YjdM, which encodes MSQLPPCPKCNSEYTYEDGSLLVCPECAHEWSGEATENNSDDDTLIVRDANGNQLNDGDYVTVIKDLKIKGSSSVVKVGTKVKINRLVDGDHDIDCKIDGIGAMMLKSEFVKKA
- a CDS encoding trimeric intracellular cation channel family protein, with the protein product MVTVDWLTLSDSFGVLVFAISGALAAGRRSMDIFGVLVIGFVTALGGGTLRDLLLGIHPVSWIKNPVYLLLVTIAVILTLLGGRISHRFDERIMIVSDAFGLAVFTVIGVQIALQQSFVSPPVAIMMGVITGVAGGAIRDVICNDIPLVLKREIYATASAAGGIAYCLLDHLGTPTLINTLSSIALVLCIRLIAVKAQWALPSFSITR
- a CDS encoding spermidine synthase, which gives rise to MKLKCLLGGGSAMPEGKIVHSTSDSYGTILVVDYPRYRALSFDSIYEQSGFYLEKPYAVVHEYIRIMMLVLGFSEPRHATLLGLGGGSLLRSLHHYLDHCDFHVVELRAKVYDIARDYFDIPDDQRVWVSIEDAGLQIQSSKDASTDIIFADLYDAYHMSPLQVQKQFAQECSRTLTRNGWLVMNFHRLPDTHSAFFIALTGHFSTLLVCSGEFGNHILFACKSHSVNYDQAPAKLKNMEAILDETFMPLFHRLKPVASSARV
- a CDS encoding RepB family protein; its protein translation is MKPSASQPAKMPRLNRVRPPLDTRKMSATSTTDKEKIAMEQKTARLTVLIDPTKKDAFEQLCAEQDVTPSQVVRQLIREYLEKHGVSYANQPASGTGSK
- a CDS encoding restriction endonuclease subunit S is translated as MSDFNLPEGWSVCTLADIGNIQTGNTPPKKQPDFYGDSFPIFKPGDLDAGSRVLHASEYLSEAGRAVSRFIPAGSTYVTCIGATIGKTGFVVVDGTCNQQINTITPEFGLSQKWIFYWICSPNMQTAIISNSSSTTLPILNKSKFSSLETIIPPLAEQQQIAQKLDELLAQVDTLKTRLDAIPNILKRFRQSVLAAAVSGRLTEEWRGENRLANWLETTLSECSDRIGDGLHGTPSYSKDGDFYFINGNNLSNGKIVIKDSTKKVNFEEYNKHKKDLNLNTLLVSINGTIGNLALYQGEPVILGKSACYINFKPLMNRNFAFILLSSFNFFEYAVREATGATIQNVPLKAIRNYRFCLPSLEEQTEIVRRVEQLFAYADQIEQRVKDAQARVNHLAQSILAKAFRGELTADWRAQNPELISGENSAAALLERIKAEREAVGKTKRKVKAGVAVKQ
- a CDS encoding AAA family ATPase encodes the protein MKPVKNSDHLSEIRIAGYKSIAECTLKMGCLNVLIGANGAGKSNFIGFFRLIATLLDHRLQSLVGKAGGPDAILHFGRKKTERLAAELYFGNNGYKFALEPTNDNRLMFQREALWWNVTGDAGVCSGHFESEAEQHKSNIKQYVLPPMRRWRVYHFHDTSDSAKVKQIHRINDNDYLREDGANLAAFLFRLKTHHTSHYKRIIKTIQMVAPFFGDFYLRPTVDNADYIQLEWTEREQDVPFKASELSDGTLRFMLLATVLLQPEEFMPSSIIIDEPELGLHPYAINVLANLIKSASEEHQLIISTQSVELVNEFDAEDLIVVDKVNSASTFKRLDLKELSVWLSEYSLGDLWKKNLLGGRPQR
- a CDS encoding restriction endonuclease → MAVWLVRAGSHGEYEQKFLQENRIYLTWDYLNSPLDKLPERDALIKTLSGLDAEAKPRKLVNHASQIWPFAHDMQVGDRIILPSKLQPVIYIGKITSGYHHQADAANPFYHWRSVEWLPDAVPRSHFSQDLLYSFGAFLTVCRITRNNAEMRLAQMEANGWKTESVKDLIAHTNESNELDATDEQVDTDLEELGRSQIVKLIERKFKGHQLTRLVTAILQAQGYTCWQSPEGADGGVDILAGDGPMGFGSQRICVEVKSGDGLVDRPTVDKLMGAMTKFNATQGLFVAWGGYRSNVQKELASSFFRVRLWSQKELLEQLFLVYEKLDDEIKADLPLMRIWTVAQLE